ACCGTCATCCAGGCGCTTTATTCCCTGGCTGTCAACAAACTCCGCTCATGGTTGACCATCATGGGTGTCGCTGTAGGCGTATTCTCCATCATTGCCGTCATGACAGCCCTTGATGCCATCGACAAAAGTGTGGAATCAGGGCTGACAAGCCTCGGAGCCAACACCTTCCAGATACAGAAAAATCCTGCAACTGTTTTTGGTGGAGGCCATAGCCGCAATGTGCTTGCCAACCGTAAAGATATCACTTATAAGCAGGCGCAGCTTTTCAGAAAAAACATGGCTTCAGAAGCCAGAACAATCGGCTTCATCATTTATAGTCCGGCCAATCAGGCAAAATATGCCAACCTGGCCACCAATCCTGATGTCACCATGCAGGGTGCTGACGAAAACTTCTCACTCTCAAACGGCTACACCATAGCAACAGGCCGTAACCTTTCAGAGAACGATATCCGATCAGCAAGAAACACCGCTGTACTTGGAGGTGAAGTTGCGGCAACACTTTTCCCAACTGGCGAAAACCCGCTGAACAAGTTTATCAAAGTTAACGGGGAGATCTACACAATAATTGGAGTTTTCGAAAAAAAAGGAGCCGCATTCGGCCAGAGTCAGGATAACTTTGTGCTCATCCCCATTACCCGTTACCTCGACCATATCAATGAAAAAAGCAGTTTGAGCATCACCGTTGAAGCCCTGTCACGCAAAGAGTATCAGTTGACAATTGACCGGGCAATTGGTGCAATGAGACTTGCGAGAGGACTGACCGTCAAGGATGCCAACGATTTCGAAATCAGAACAAATGAATCCCTGATCGACTCGTTCAAAGACATCAAGCTTGCCATTGGCACAGGCGCCTTCATCATCAGCTTTATGGCCCTGCTCACCGCAGGAGTAGGTATCATGAACATCATGCTGGTCAGCGTCACCGAAAGAACACGGGAGATAGGAATCAGAAAATCGGTCGGAGCTCCTCGCCGTACCATCCTCCGCCAGTTCCTGCTCGAATCATTCTTCCTCTCTCTCGCTGGCGGAGTAATTGGCGTTCTTGCAGGCATCATCGCTGGCAACGCTGTTGCGTGGAAATTCAATCTCCCTCCTATATTTCCTTGGGTATGGATAACCGTCTCCATGCTTGTCTGTTCGGGTATCGGAATGGCATTCGGACTTTTCCCGGCATGGAAAGCGGCAAATCTCAACCCCGTAGAAGCTCTGAGGCCAAAGTAACAACCTGTCCCGAAGCTGGTATACCACTCTCAGCCGATTCCCTCCGGCATCATCCAATGATCATTGCAAAAAAAGGGAACTTAAACCGCCTTAAAACTCTTTCTTAACTGTAGCAGCGGCGTTGGCAGCCGCTGGCATAACTCTCTTTTAACTCCTGAATAGCTGAGATCATGACATTTTTACAAAAACTTATCAAACCTGTAGCCTTTCTGCTCATTCTTGCAATGACCACCGTTACCTGGGGTTGTCAGACAACAACCAATGCCGGACAGGGTGCTGGCATAGGCGCAGCAGCAGGCGGCGTTATCGGAGGAATTATTGGCAGCAGATCGGGCAGTTGGGCAAAAGGGGCAATTATCGGAGCCGTCCTCGGCGGAGCTGGTGGAGCGCTTATTGGCAACTACATGGACAAACAGGCGGCAGAAATCGACCACGATGTGGAGGGAGCACGTGTTGAGCGCGTCGGCGAAGGCATCAGAGTGATTTTCGACTCCGGCATTCTCTTTTCGACTGGTTCAGCAACAATCACCTCAACCAGCCGCTACAACATTGAAAAACTCGCCCGGATTCTTAACCGCTATAACGAAACCAGTCTGGTCATTGAAGGCCACACCGACAGTATCGGCAGTGACGATGCAAATCAGTCTCTTTCCGAAAGAAGGGCCGACTCGGTAGCAAACCTCCTTGAAGCATACCGTGTTTCAGGCAGAAGGCTCTCGCCGATCGGGTACGGTGAAACCCGTCCTGTTTCATCAAACGAAACAGAGTATGGTCGCAAACTTAACCGCCGCGTTGAAGTGCTCATCTATGCAAACGACGACCTCAAACGCCAGGCAGATTCCGGAGAATTACGGTATTAACTTTTTTTAAAAGCATTCGATCCCCCCTGATGAAAAGCCCGGACACCTCTTTGTTCGGGCTTTATTATTTGCGGGTGGAAAAACAAAAAATGGTTACATTCTCCTCCAATCAATACATGACCGACCGAACATGGATGATTATGCCAATATTTTCCCCAATGGAAAACATAACCTGCCTGCCATGATCTATTTTAAAACTGCCGAAGAGGTTCTCTTTCAATGGGTTTCAAGAGTCTGCAGCGGAAACGCAGATGACATTGCCGCACTCTATAATGCATCCGCAGTGCTTATTCCTACCTTTACACCCCATACAGTAACAACTCCCGAAGGAGTCAGAAACTACTTTGGGCAACTTGCCTCAAGAGACGGACTTGGCGTACGCCTGCACAACAAGGCACTCAGAAAACAGTCATTGAGCGATACCCTTCATACCCTGAGCGGCATCTGTTCCTTTGAATTTGAAGTAGACCAGGTACTGCTCTCCTTTCCTTCACGATTCACCTTTGTCATAGACATCTCTCTTGAACAACCAATCCTGCACCACCACTCTTCACAGGTACCAAGAAATCTTTCGTAAATTGCGGTACAAAGATTCTCCTGAACAACGCATGAATTCCATGTGCGTTGTTCAGAAAATTCGCAACCCAAAGGAGGAATTACGGAATGTACAGAAACATTGCTGATTACGGGCTGATCGGGGATCTCCATTCTGTAGCCCTCGTCTCAAAAGATGGCTCCATCGACTACTGTTCCCTTCCATGGCTCGACTCCCCGACCATCTTCGCATCACTCCTTGATGATGAGCAGGGAGGCTTCTTCAGCCTCCAGCCCTCGGAACCCTTCAGCTCTGAACAGCAATACCTTGCCAACACCAATATTCTCTCTTGCAAATTCCGAACCAGAAGTGCCGAAGCGCTGCTCCAGGACTTTATGACGGTGGAAAATGGTGTTCACATAAAAAAAACAACCCATCGTATCCATCGCTGCCTGAAGGTCACTCAGAACAGCATGAGCTTTACACTCACCCTGAAACCCCGCCCGGATTACGCAAAAACAATACCATCCATTACAGAAGAGAGGAACAACCATTTTACGGTCAGATATGGAATCCATACCCTGACACTATCCATTGCCGGCGGTCATGTTCTTCCTCTCCACAATGCAGCAGGAAAACTCACACTGGCCTTGCAACTTGACGCTGGCGAGGAGGCACACATCGATCTGCTCTATGGAAATCAGGCAAACAGTGATCCCCTGCACTGTCCTTTTGAAGAAAACAAGATCTTCTGGCAGGATTGGGCACTCCTCTGCCTTGGAGAACGGTGCGCCTATCTCGGAGAGTTCAGTTCAATGATCAACCGCTCTCTGCTTCTGCTCAAACTGCTCACCTTTCAGCCGACCGGTGCCATTGCTGCAGCAGCAACAACCTCCCTTCCGGAAACCCTTGGAGGAGAACGGAACTGGGATTACCGCTTCAGTTGGCTGAGAGATGCCGCATTTACCCTCAAAGCACTCTTCGCCCTCGGTCACGTCAACGAAGCAGACAACTATCTCCGCTGGGTTCATGCCACTTACCGCAAATACGGAAGCCGTAATCTCCAAATCATGTACACCCTGCATGGCAATGACCGCCTCACAGAACAAGAGCTCGGCCATCTGAAAGGGTACCGCAATTCCCGCCCGGTAAGAATCGGCAACGACGCACATCGGCAAAACCAATGGGACATTTACGGTGAAGTGATGGATTCAGCCCTGCGACTTTCCGATTATGCAGGAAAAATTGATGAGGAACTCTGGCCGTTTTTCAGGGAAATCTGTACACTTGCCATTGAAAACTGGCAAAAACCTGATGACGGCATCTGGGAAGTACGCAATGGGCCACATCATTTCGTCTACTCAAAAGTCATGTGCTGGGTTGCCCTCGACCGCGGAATCACCATTGCCCGCCGTTTCGGCTTTGACGCACCCCTCAGTCGCTGGCTGCAAGAGCGCGACCGCATCAAAGAAGATATTCTGGCAAAAGGATTCGATCACACAGTAAACAGCTTTGTCCAGAAATACGGTTCTTCTGAACTTGACGCAAGCCTTCTGCTGCTGCCGATTGTTGGCTTCCTTCCCGCATCAGATGCAAGAGTGCAGGGAACCATCAACGCCTGCAAAGAGAGGCTGATGCACCAGGGTTTTCTACTCCGCTACAAGGCAGAAGACGGCCTGAAAGGAGAGGAGGGCGGATTTATACTCTGTAATTTCTGGCTTGTTGAGTGTCTGGCACTGTCAGGAAAAACCAGCGAAGCCCTGCAGTTACTCCATGAAACCGTGAGCGCATCGAACCATCTCGGCCTCTTTTCCGAGGAATTTGAGAGCACCAGGCATGAAATGCTCGGCAATTTCCCCCAGGCGTTCAGTCATATCGGCTATATCAATGCGGTTGCGGCAATTCTGGCGGCAGAGAAGCATCTCCATGAGGCAAAAAAAGAGAGCGCCCCTGGAAAAAAACAAAAAAAAATCATCCCCCTCCAGGTTACCCTGAACCCCCAACAGTCCGATCAACCTGAAGCAACCATCACTCTCGGTGCTGAGTTAAAAAAGAGACTTGGCCGACTGCAGGGTGCATTTTTCAATGCACAACGGGGAGTGGTCAATTACAACGCACTCAAACAATCCGAAGAGTTCAGCCACTACCTGCGACTGGCCGGGTCACTCAACAGCTTCAAACTCGAAATGCTCCGGAACGACGAAGAAAAAAAAGCTTTCTGGATCAACATCTACAACGTTCTCATTATTCACGGTGTCATTGAATTCGATATTCAGGGCTCAGTATTTGAAATCCCAAATTTTTTTGGCCGGATCGGATACACAATCGGCGGACTCTTTTTTACTCCTGATGATATTGAACATGGCATACTCCGCAGCAATCGACCACACACGCTCTTTCCCTTCAAGCCGTTTTCACCTCTTGATGAACGCCGCCACCTGATTGTTGCATCATTCGATTACCGTATCCATTTCGCGCTTTTCTGTTCATCCTCCTCCTGCCCTCCCATAGAGTTCTACGACGCAGCGCTCATTAACCGACAGCTTGAGACAGCCACAAAAAGTTTTATCAACCGTGGCGGAATAGAGATTGAGCACGAAACCAACACCCTCTGGATGTCGCTGATCTTTGAATGGTACCCTGAAGATTTCGGCAACAGTTCACGCGAAACAATCCTCTCACTGTTACCATACATGGATGCAGAAAAAAAAACCTGGATAGAACAACACATTGACACACTCTACCTTCGCCACCTGCCCTATAACTGGAATATGAACACGATCCTGCAATAGGGCAGCATCCGCTCTCTACTTCACCTTAAGCTCTTTCAGTTCGCTTTCAAGAGCATCAAGTTTCGCTTTCATGGCGCCAAGGTTACGCAGCATTGCCTCGTGCTTCAACTGATCACGCATGGGCTGCGCCGGATAACCACGCAGCGAGATACCCGGCTGAAGAAAGGATTTTGAAATTCCAGCCTGTGCAGCAACCTTGATGCCATCAGCAAGTTCGAGATGACCGGCAAATCCAGCCTGCCCGCCAATAATGCACTGACGTCCGACTGTTACGCTTCCGGAAATACCGGCCTGGGCGGCAATAACCGTATCATCACCAATGCGGCAGTTGTGAGCGATCTGGACAAGGTTATCGATCTTGGCACCCCTGCCGATAACCGTGCTGCCCATCGTTGCGCGGTCTATCGTAACATTTGCCCCGATTTCAACATCATCACCGATTTCAACAATACCCATCTGGGGAATCTTCACATAAGAACCATCACTCTGCGGAGCAAAACCAAAACCGTCAGCGCCAATGACACTTCCTGAATGAATGACCACCCGTTTGCCGATCAAGGTACCATCATAGCAGGTTACAGAGGGAAAAAGAACGGTATCATCACCAACAGAGACATCATGCAAAAGAACAACATGAGGAGCAATCACCGCATTGCTGCCGATCGAACAGCGATCACCAATAACGGCAAAGGCGCCGATCGAAACATCCTCACCAATCGAAACCCCCTCACCAATCACTGCCGTCGCATGAATACCTTTCGAGGCGATAGAACGAGGCAGAGCAAATTTTTTGAGTAGAAACACAAAGGCTGTATAAGGATCACTGACCTTGATAAATGAAGTGTTTTTACTGAACTCCTCAACAGAAACCGAGCGATGGACAAGAACGAGCGATGCTGCGGTTGAAGAGAGATATTTTATGTACTTCTCATTAGCCACAAAGCTCACCTGCCCCTGTTGCGCACTTTCAATCTTTGCCGGAGAAGAAACAACCCCCTCGCCACTCCCCTCCAGTTCAACAGAATCAAAAAATTGCTCCAGGTAGTGCTGAATATCCTTGATTGTCATATTTTTCAAGCCAATCACCTCACTTTAGAAAGAGGAAAAAATTAATTAATTTTTCGGCCTTTTTAATTATATTTGGCCTCCCCTGAATGTTTACCCCTGAAAAGGATCGAAAAACACTCCCGGGTTTTAACTGTACTGCCATAATATAACCCCTTTCACCCGAATATGCAGGACACGATGGCAAAACCCATTAAAATTTTCGCGGGACGCAGCAATCCGGCTCTCGCAGAAAAAATTGCTAAGTACCTCGA
The DNA window shown above is from Pelodictyon phaeoclathratiforme BU-1 and carries:
- a CDS encoding ABC transporter permease gives rise to the protein MLLRETVIQALYSLAVNKLRSWLTIMGVAVGVFSIIAVMTALDAIDKSVESGLTSLGANTFQIQKNPATVFGGGHSRNVLANRKDITYKQAQLFRKNMASEARTIGFIIYSPANQAKYANLATNPDVTMQGADENFSLSNGYTIATGRNLSENDIRSARNTAVLGGEVAATLFPTGENPLNKFIKVNGEIYTIIGVFEKKGAAFGQSQDNFVLIPITRYLDHINEKSSLSITVEALSRKEYQLTIDRAIGAMRLARGLTVKDANDFEIRTNESLIDSFKDIKLAIGTGAFIISFMALLTAGVGIMNIMLVSVTERTREIGIRKSVGAPRRTILRQFLLESFFLSLAGGVIGVLAGIIAGNAVAWKFNLPPIFPWVWITVSMLVCSGIGMAFGLFPAWKAANLNPVEALRPK
- a CDS encoding OmpA family protein, whose amino-acid sequence is MTFLQKLIKPVAFLLILAMTTVTWGCQTTTNAGQGAGIGAAAGGVIGGIIGSRSGSWAKGAIIGAVLGGAGGALIGNYMDKQAAEIDHDVEGARVERVGEGIRVIFDSGILFSTGSATITSTSRYNIEKLARILNRYNETSLVIEGHTDSIGSDDANQSLSERRADSVANLLEAYRVSGRRLSPIGYGETRPVSSNETEYGRKLNRRVEVLIYANDDLKRQADSGELRY
- a CDS encoding glycoside hydrolase family 15 protein; the encoded protein is MYRNIADYGLIGDLHSVALVSKDGSIDYCSLPWLDSPTIFASLLDDEQGGFFSLQPSEPFSSEQQYLANTNILSCKFRTRSAEALLQDFMTVENGVHIKKTTHRIHRCLKVTQNSMSFTLTLKPRPDYAKTIPSITEERNNHFTVRYGIHTLTLSIAGGHVLPLHNAAGKLTLALQLDAGEEAHIDLLYGNQANSDPLHCPFEENKIFWQDWALLCLGERCAYLGEFSSMINRSLLLLKLLTFQPTGAIAAAATTSLPETLGGERNWDYRFSWLRDAAFTLKALFALGHVNEADNYLRWVHATYRKYGSRNLQIMYTLHGNDRLTEQELGHLKGYRNSRPVRIGNDAHRQNQWDIYGEVMDSALRLSDYAGKIDEELWPFFREICTLAIENWQKPDDGIWEVRNGPHHFVYSKVMCWVALDRGITIARRFGFDAPLSRWLQERDRIKEDILAKGFDHTVNSFVQKYGSSELDASLLLLPIVGFLPASDARVQGTINACKERLMHQGFLLRYKAEDGLKGEEGGFILCNFWLVECLALSGKTSEALQLLHETVSASNHLGLFSEEFESTRHEMLGNFPQAFSHIGYINAVAAILAAEKHLHEAKKESAPGKKQKKIIPLQVTLNPQQSDQPEATITLGAELKKRLGRLQGAFFNAQRGVVNYNALKQSEEFSHYLRLAGSLNSFKLEMLRNDEEKKAFWINIYNVLIIHGVIEFDIQGSVFEIPNFFGRIGYTIGGLFFTPDDIEHGILRSNRPHTLFPFKPFSPLDERRHLIVASFDYRIHFALFCSSSSCPPIEFYDAALINRQLETATKSFINRGGIEIEHETNTLWMSLIFEWYPEDFGNSSRETILSLLPYMDAEKKTWIEQHIDTLYLRHLPYNWNMNTILQ
- the lpxD gene encoding UDP-3-O-(3-hydroxymyristoyl)glucosamine N-acyltransferase, yielding MTIKDIQHYLEQFFDSVELEGSGEGVVSSPAKIESAQQGQVSFVANEKYIKYLSSTAASLVLVHRSVSVEEFSKNTSFIKVSDPYTAFVFLLKKFALPRSIASKGIHATAVIGEGVSIGEDVSIGAFAVIGDRCSIGSNAVIAPHVVLLHDVSVGDDTVLFPSVTCYDGTLIGKRVVIHSGSVIGADGFGFAPQSDGSYVKIPQMGIVEIGDDVEIGANVTIDRATMGSTVIGRGAKIDNLVQIAHNCRIGDDTVIAAQAGISGSVTVGRQCIIGGQAGFAGHLELADGIKVAAQAGISKSFLQPGISLRGYPAQPMRDQLKHEAMLRNLGAMKAKLDALESELKELKVK